One Heteronotia binoei isolate CCM8104 ecotype False Entrance Well chromosome 3, APGP_CSIRO_Hbin_v1, whole genome shotgun sequence genomic window, GGCAGGAAAGTGAGTGGGAGGAAGAGAGTAGCAGGCCTAATTAAAGCCCTTGGCAAGCTGGTTCTGCCCCATGGGCCGTGAGTTTAACACCTCCGCTTCAAATCCTATTCCTAGAAACAGAACCTAGATGCTCTAACAGAAAGCAGCATTAAAGTACCACAGCACATGGTTAGAATCAGAAAACTGTCATATTTACACTGCATTTCCAGTAGCTTGCAGCTGCAGCCCAATGTGGTCACCTACCTCTGGGGTGTCTGCTGACTAACAATGGCATTTGCTGTCTCTCTCAGATACACTTCCCAATCGGTCTCAGAAATGTCTTGATCAGGAGTGAAAGGACACCTACAAAAAAGGACACTCTTAGGATTTGCTTAGAACAAAGTAAGAAACAAAAACTTTACCCTGGACCAGTATTATCTCCTTGACTTACTGCTGGACTCTGCAAGCCTCGCACATCAGAAGGGCCTTTCGGAGGTTTCTCCCAGACTTTTCTGCAATCCTCCGAGCCAGTTCTGGAGGAAGAACCAGACCCTCCTTCTTACAAACACTGGACAATACATTGCAGATCTAGAAATTCAACAGAACAGTAAATTGTTTGGAATGACAGCACAGTGTTCTACAAAAGCCTGCATTTACTTCTCAAAGATTCAAGCATATTCCTCTGAAGACAGCCATAGGGAAGATGGTTCTATTAACTGGAAGGCACACAGGGACTGTCTACAGATCATGCTTGAGGTagcatgttttggacatttgttCCCTCTCCTTTGCCTGCCCCAGCTATTTGGCTTGACCAGAAGCCCTGAGCACTAGAGGAGTGGCACCAACATGGTAATTCCTGTGCATGCTTGAAGGGCATAAGGAATAGTTCTTTTCTAATGCCTCCTGGTCACAGCCAGAAAGCAACAGCAATTAACCCTCTGCTCCTCTTTAAGTAGAAGAGGCAAAGACAAAATGGCAGTGTACTATCAGTCACAGATTGCCTGGGACATTTGGCACTCGTCACTAGTAACTAATGATTACAGAGCTGGTTAAGTGCTGTAATAAATAGCATGCATCCAGAGACCACTATAAAATCTGGCCCAGAATTTACCTACATTTGCTTTCATGTACATAAAAATGTGGAAGTTTTGTTTTATGAACCACAGTGGTTAATAGCATCAAATCTGATTAGATCCAAATCTGAGCTTAGCGATGAACTCTTTGGCGGCAGAACCCCACCAGCActattttgagccagtttggtacagtgtcagactaggatttgagagacccaagttcagaTCCTCACACTGCCctagaagtttgctgggtgaccttggtctcagcctaacctacttcacagggttgttgtgagaataaaagaagagaagagatcaatgtaagctgctttgggtgccaatggagagaaaggcaggctataaatgaaataaataataaacaaataaaaaacaaactGCAATATGGGCACCTATTAGCCATTAGACAAAGCAGCttggaaacaaaaaaagaaagaaaaagaaagaaataaagacacTGAACCAACATTCCTAAAATAAAGATTAAAACGTGAGGTAAACATTTTATGTATTAATAACATATTTGCTCAAAATGCACTAGATAATTAGTTCACATCTGTCAAAACCTACATCATCAATGCCGGGGGCAGGCACACGCACTGCCAAGCACCTGCTTCTGATAGGTGCAATTACTTTTGATGTGGAATTGCAGCACAGAATTAATCTACAGGTGGCCATATACTTCTCCATGGTTCGTCGCAATGCATGCTGGGCATCTTTGGTAAGTTTGTCCACTTCTGTCAACAGCACCACTAAAACAAAACATAAAGTTATTTTTTATGATGCTAGATACACAGTGAACTTTATTAATGCTTTTAGTTGAAATCAAATACAATGGACCAGGAGGAGGAAAcatttcctgacctggatggcctcagatctcagaagctaagctggatcACCTGTGTTCAgtgtttggataggagaccaccaaggaatacaaaggtcactatgcagaggcaggcaacagcaaaccacctctaaacatctcttgcccttAGCAGTCACTGTAAGTtcactgtgacttgaaggcactttccatGGCCATGGAAAAAATCTTTACACTCTGATTTCTTCCACTGAGGTCCTCTTCCACATAATTAGCCAGAAGGATACATACCCACTCACATGCATCTTGCCTACTTGTCAGGCATCCCACAAAGAGGAAAGTAACATCTATGAGAATCAAGTGTAACCAGCCTCACCATGTAGTTAGGCTATTCACACAGACTCCCTAGTGGTAACAGATGGAAGCTGCTTCCACACCTCTGCATGTGTCAGAATAGAGTATATAAGGTGGTGCACTTCTTGTATAGCTACCACACATTTTCAAGATAAACCGCCCAGTTCAGCCTGATTTTTTCCCCATCTTCAAAATTTCTGGCAATTTTATACCTCTAAACAGGACACAAAAAGAGTTGGAGAATATAAATTAGAAAGTGAACCAAGTCTAAGTACATGTTTAATCTTGTATTGCTCATTTAGAGACTTcttttctaaagaaaaaaaacaaaacaaatatatttctCATTTACATACCTTTAAAATCTCGTTGAGTGCTTGTCTCAAGTTGCTGTGATTGTGCTACTGTCTTCAATAATTCCTGAATCACCACCCGGTCACTGTTTCCTGCATCACTAAAGAAAGTTCATATACAAACACTTATGATTTTTTACAGTATACATGTAAAATCACATGTATACTGATTTTGAAGTAAATCTCAGCTGGCTCAATGGCGTTTACTCTCCTGTAAGTGTGCACACAACTTCACCTACTGTGTACAGGTTCTGGTATAGAACTATCTCACAGAGAACACCAATGCATACACGGAGCTCCCACATAAGCATAAACTTTTTAGCTTTGCTGTGCAGTGGAAAGCTCCATACAGAGTCAGAGGGTATGTATGCAGAGTTGTCAGCAGCATCAGAGCACACTGTAACCTGCTTtgggctttccccccagcaagctgggtacttattttaccggaaggatggaaggctgagtcagcctcgagccggctacctgaaaaccctgctttcgccggggattgaactcaggtcgtgagcagagcttaggactgcagtactgcagctttaacactctgcaccacagggctctttatagCAGGAAAAGCAGGGTGTATAtagttatataaataaaacaaggaATATCTGAGCTCACTAATGAGCTTCCTGTGCACATAAATCTTCCTAATCTGCAAAGACACACTGAAGTAAAATTAGCATCTACACCAATCTGTTTCAAACTTAAATGCCAAGACCCCAGTTGATAAGGAACACAAAAGCATTTAGAGCATATACTAAAGATGAAACAAAATACAGACTTTAAGGCTGCTTTTGCTAACATTTTGTCTTTCAAGTTAAAAATCATGAGCATTACATATTCTAAGAAAGATCAAATCAAATGATTGCAGCATATTATCAATGCAATTTAGCTctttggtagatttttttttttgcatgaaaaAGATCCAGGCAGTTTCTAGTTAACATTCCAGAATTCACATAGAAACAGAAGAATATTCAAGACTGAACATCCATGCAAGACAGCTGGTGGCAGTCTCTTCTGGGTAAAGGAAAATGAAACAGCATCTTTAGCAGGCTCAAGTTATCCTTGTATTAATCCAAATGTTTCTGGTTCTTTTGAAAATGTCTTCTCTGTCTAATTAATATTTCTTGAAGATttgttttggaggtttttaaaaacttatttgtAAATGTAGAATTTTATCTTTTCTACAACCTGTATTAATACAAACAAGCATTCTTTTTTATTGTGAGTTACCTTGGGTTAACTTCAAGATGATAGTTGCTTGCAATAGTACTAATTTCAATTTTCTTTTTTGATGGCGCCTGAAATGTAAAAACACTAAATACAATTAAACTCAGCAGGTCAGTGCTTGAAAGAGTTAACAGAAGTCAGTGGGCAATTCACATAGGAAGAgtacagaattcactgccacttgCTCAAAATGAAAGAGATTGTAATAGTTTTAGGACTTAGTAGCATCAAGGCCACAGACAACAGGAAAATTGTTGAGACATGGAGATAAGACACACAGCTTGAAAGGAGAACAAGTATATTGCAAGGATAACAAGCATACTGCAGGGCACCAGAGAAGAAATCCCAAATACAAGAACATATCTAAAACAgcagggagaaaaaaagaaagatactgTAACAAATGCAAGGGCTAAAAAAGTAAAGTGGAACCAGAGAGCGGAACAGAGTCTAGAAGTGAAGTCATGAAATTGTCTTATATTGAAATCTgacagtccatcaaggtcagtacacCTATGGAGAATAGtaacagctctccaaggtctcaggtcaaggtttttcacatcacccactgctggatccctttaattggagatgcaaAGAATTAAACTTGGAACTTTCTACTTGTtgagtagatgctctaccactgagctacagtctcTCCTTAATACACCCAATAAACATAGCTGTCTACTGAAAAAGTTAGTGGAATGTGATATATAGTTTAGGCTGCATTTTGTTCCACTCCTGAAGCAACTACTGCATTCACTACACTGTGGATGGAGCAAATCATTGTGTTTCTGCATTCTCTCAAGGAGGTTACAACCTATTAATGTACTGTCACTTGAGTCATCATTTGTTTCATTTCCATTTTTTGGCACTAATAATTAGAACACTACATATTACATAAAAAACACTCTTTACACGTAAGGCACTGAACTGTACCTTTACTGTGATGGTAATTACAGATCTCACCTAGTTCACATCAATCAGAGATGCCTTATGGAAAACActgaatcatcatcatcattctgaCCTAATTTGTTAAAAAGTGGTACTCTTTATACTCCCTTCTATGTCTATACTATAGCATTTTGCTACTGTGTATGATCTGCCCTTGAAATTTTAGCATAATGAAACACTCTAAGACAGGGATCCAGAACTTGGTACCCACAGTCACCTCTCCTGGTGTCcagcaagtgtttttagaaagagggTAGGGCTGTTGG contains:
- the RFC3 gene encoding replication factor C subunit 3, with the translated sequence MSLWVDKYRPSSLSKLDYHREQAAQLRNLVQCGDFPHLLVYGPSGAGKKTRIMCLLRELYGAGVEKLRIEHQNITAPSKKKIEISTIASNYHLEVNPSDAGNSDRVVIQELLKTVAQSQQLETSTQRDFKVVLLTEVDKLTKDAQHALRRTMEKYMATCRLILCCNSTSKVIAPIRSRCLAVRVPAPGIDDICNVLSSVCKKEGLVLPPELARRIAEKSGRNLRKALLMCEACRVQQCPFTPDQDISETDWEVYLRETANAIVSQQTPQRLLEVRGRLYELLTHCIPPEIIIKGLLSELLNNCDGQLKGEVAQMAAFYEHRLQLGSKSIYHLEAFVAKFMALYKKFMEDGLEGMMF